The Mammaliicoccus sciuri genome window below encodes:
- a CDS encoding ABC transporter substrate-binding protein translates to MKQLMQLVGISIVVGALLMLSTKLIDPPPSKGKKNVIYVYNWGEYIDPDLTKKFEKQTGIKVVYETFDSNEAMMAKIKNGGTAYDVAVPSEYTIEKMKKEKLLIPIDHKKVPNLKNIDKDFMNLPFDPGNKYSVPYFWGTVGILYNPETTKGINFNTWNSLWDKRLKDDVLIVDGSREGIGFALNSMNESLNETNKQKLKKVQDKLIKLSPNVRGVVGDEINTMMVQNESDVAVVWSGMAADIMTENDKLNFVVPKEGSNLWFDNIVIPKTAQNVDGAHKFINFLLEEKNGKQNAEWVGYATPNKASYNLLDKSVREDERFYPDSSVRNKLEVYKDLGKENIAAYNEAFLKFKMSLN, encoded by the coding sequence ATGAAACAATTAATGCAGTTAGTCGGCATCTCAATTGTTGTAGGGGCATTGTTAATGTTATCTACTAAATTAATTGATCCCCCTCCTTCTAAAGGAAAAAAGAATGTCATTTATGTATATAACTGGGGAGAATATATTGACCCAGATTTGACGAAAAAGTTTGAAAAACAAACAGGTATTAAAGTCGTATACGAAACGTTTGATTCAAATGAAGCGATGATGGCTAAAATTAAAAACGGTGGTACAGCATATGATGTTGCAGTACCAAGTGAGTATACTATTGAAAAAATGAAAAAAGAAAAGTTGTTAATACCGATTGATCATAAAAAAGTACCGAATTTAAAAAATATTGATAAAGATTTTATGAACCTACCATTTGATCCAGGGAATAAATACTCCGTACCTTATTTTTGGGGGACGGTAGGCATTTTGTACAATCCTGAAACAACGAAAGGGATCAACTTTAATACATGGAATAGTCTATGGGATAAACGTCTTAAAGATGATGTATTAATCGTTGATGGATCAAGAGAAGGTATAGGATTTGCATTAAATAGTATGAATGAAAGTTTAAATGAGACGAATAAACAAAAACTGAAAAAAGTACAAGATAAATTAATTAAGTTATCACCTAATGTTCGAGGTGTTGTAGGTGATGAAATTAATACAATGATGGTTCAGAATGAATCAGATGTAGCCGTTGTTTGGAGTGGTATGGCAGCTGATATCATGACTGAAAATGATAAATTGAATTTCGTTGTTCCTAAAGAAGGTTCAAACTTATGGTTTGATAATATCGTTATACCTAAGACAGCACAGAATGTTGATGGTGCACATAAATTTATTAACTTCTTATTAGAAGAGAAAAATGGAAAGCAAAATGCAGAGTGGGTTGGATATGCAACGCCTAACAAAGCTTCTTATAATCTTTTAGATAAGAGTGTTAGAGAAGATGAGCGTTTCTATCCTGATTCTTCAGTAAGAAATAAACTTGAAGTTTACAAAGATTTAGGAAAAGAAAATATAGCAGCGTATAATGAAGCCTTTTTAAAATTTAAAATGTCGCTTAATTAG
- a CDS encoding ABC transporter permease, whose translation MKLTGKIYFTIILIFLYLPIFFLIFYSFNGAGNMTHFKGFTFDHYTSVFQNKRLLVIIVNTIAIALLAASISTLIGICGAIGIYYLRNKKLKVGLLTLNNILMVSSDVVIGSSFLLLFTVIDHYTGMGLGFWSVLISHIAFCVPIVVLLVLPKLYDMNTSMIDAAKDLGATSWQTLIKVVIPHILPGAIGGFFMALTYSLDDFTVSFFVTGSGFSVLSVEVYSMARKGITMEINAISTLLFALVMILILGYYFIKRSQQKRLEKRGGIIR comes from the coding sequence ATGAAATTAACAGGAAAAATTTATTTTACAATCATACTTATATTTCTATACTTGCCTATCTTTTTCTTAATATTTTATTCATTTAACGGTGCAGGTAACATGACGCACTTTAAAGGCTTTACTTTTGATCATTACACATCAGTGTTTCAAAATAAACGATTGTTAGTGATTATTGTGAATACCATTGCGATTGCATTGTTGGCCGCGAGTATTTCTACTTTAATCGGAATATGTGGCGCAATAGGTATTTACTACTTAAGAAATAAAAAATTAAAAGTCGGATTATTAACATTGAATAATATCTTAATGGTAAGTTCTGATGTTGTAATCGGATCATCATTTTTACTGTTATTTACTGTTATTGATCACTATACAGGTATGGGGCTTGGTTTCTGGTCGGTATTAATATCTCATATAGCATTTTGTGTACCAATAGTCGTGCTTTTAGTACTTCCTAAACTATATGATATGAATACATCTATGATCGATGCTGCTAAAGATTTAGGTGCAACTTCATGGCAAACACTTATTAAAGTTGTGATACCTCATATTCTACCTGGTGCAATTGGTGGATTCTTTATGGCACTTACGTACTCATTAGATGACTTTACAGTGAGCTTTTTTGTGACAGGTAGTGGGTTTAGCGTATTATCTGTTGAAGTGTATTCAATGGCTAGAAAAGGTATTACAATGGAAATCAATGCGATTTCTACATTACTATTTGCGTTAGTTATGATACTGATTTTAGGATATTATTTCATAAAAAGAAGCCAACAAAAAAGACTTGAAAAAAGAGGGGGCATTATAAGATGA
- a CDS encoding ABC transporter permease, with translation MHKIKSLLLVPYMIWIVLFIIVPIAMIFYASLLDIHGHFSFENYKNFFTSSYLEMTLSSAWYALIITFFCLLISYPLALTLRNAKHKDILLLLIILPTWINLLLKTYAFIGILSHDGLLNKILSVFHVPSTELLFTSTAFIIVSVYIYIPFMLLPIFNSMDEIPENLLQASRDLGANSFTTFKNVIVPLTLEGVKTGIQITFIPALSLFMITRLIAGNKVVNLGTAIQEQFLVTQNYGMGSTIAVFLILAMAIILIITKSKSENKEV, from the coding sequence ATGCATAAAATAAAATCATTATTACTCGTACCTTACATGATATGGATAGTATTATTTATTATCGTACCGATTGCTATGATTTTCTATGCATCATTACTTGATATTCATGGACACTTTTCATTCGAGAATTACAAAAACTTTTTTACAAGCAGTTATTTAGAAATGACATTAAGTTCAGCTTGGTATGCATTAATTATAACTTTCTTTTGTTTACTCATCAGTTATCCTTTAGCGTTAACACTTAGAAATGCTAAACATAAAGATATATTATTATTACTTATAATATTACCAACTTGGATTAACTTGTTACTTAAAACGTATGCTTTTATCGGCATTCTTAGTCATGATGGTTTATTAAATAAAATCTTAAGTGTATTTCATGTACCATCAACAGAATTATTATTTACAAGTACAGCATTTATCATCGTTTCGGTTTATATTTATATTCCATTTATGCTGTTACCAATCTTTAATTCAATGGATGAAATACCAGAGAATTTATTGCAAGCTTCAAGAGATTTAGGTGCAAATAGTTTTACAACATTTAAAAATGTAATCGTGCCTTTAACATTAGAAGGTGTGAAAACGGGTATCCAAATTACATTTATACCAGCATTATCATTATTTATGATTACACGTTTAATCGCAGGTAATAAAGTTGTTAACTTAGGTACAGCAATTCAAGAACAGTTTTTAGTTACACAAAATTATGGTATGGGTTCTACGATAGCTGTGTTCTTAATATTAGCTATGGCAATTATACTCATTATTACGAAATCTAAATCAGAGAATAAGGAGGTATAG
- a CDS encoding ABC transporter ATP-binding protein → MKQPIIKFEGISKNFNNTQVLDDVSFEIEEGKFYTLLGPSGCGKTTILKLIAGFETPTKGNILFNNKIINKVPANNRKVNTVFQDYALFPHLNVYDNVAFGLKIKKLNKKDIQTKVKEALKLVKLEGYEQRKITEMSGGQKQRVAIARAIANEPEIILLDEPLSALDLKLRTEMQYELRELQQRLGITFIFVTHDQEEALAMSDYIFVMKDGKIQQSGTPVDIYDEPVNKFVADFIGESNIVTGVMKRDYVVEMYCIPYECVDAGFEKDAKVDVVIRPEDITIKSENEGRISAVVDSQLFRGVHYEICCYDAQGNEWIIQTTKKATIGETVGLDFDSEAIHIMLPGETEEEFDRRIESYEDEEHA, encoded by the coding sequence ATGAAACAACCAATCATAAAGTTCGAAGGCATTTCAAAGAACTTTAACAACACGCAAGTATTAGATGATGTCAGTTTTGAAATTGAAGAAGGTAAATTTTATACATTATTAGGTCCGTCAGGTTGTGGTAAAACAACTATTTTAAAATTGATAGCAGGATTTGAAACACCAACTAAAGGTAATATTTTGTTTAATAATAAAATTATTAATAAAGTGCCAGCAAATAATAGGAAAGTAAATACAGTTTTCCAAGATTACGCATTATTTCCTCATTTAAATGTATACGACAATGTAGCATTTGGACTAAAAATAAAAAAGTTAAATAAAAAAGATATTCAAACTAAAGTAAAAGAAGCATTAAAATTAGTGAAACTTGAAGGATATGAACAACGTAAAATCACTGAAATGAGTGGTGGTCAAAAGCAACGAGTTGCGATTGCTAGAGCAATTGCGAATGAACCTGAAATTATCTTGCTTGATGAGCCATTATCAGCATTAGACTTAAAGTTAAGAACGGAAATGCAATATGAATTACGTGAATTGCAACAACGACTAGGTATTACGTTTATATTTGTTACACATGACCAAGAAGAAGCATTAGCAATGAGTGATTACATATTTGTTATGAAAGACGGTAAAATTCAACAAAGTGGTACGCCTGTCGACATATATGACGAACCTGTTAATAAATTCGTAGCTGATTTCATTGGTGAATCTAATATCGTTACTGGTGTTATGAAACGTGATTATGTTGTTGAAATGTACTGTATTCCTTATGAATGTGTAGATGCTGGATTTGAGAAAGATGCTAAAGTTGACGTCGTGATTCGTCCAGAAGATATCACGATTAAATCAGAGAATGAAGGTCGTATCTCTGCAGTTGTTGATTCTCAATTATTTAGAGGCGTTCATTATGAAATTTGTTGTTATGATGCGCAAGGTAATGAATGGATAATCCAAACGACGAAAAAAGCAACAATCGGTGAAACAGTAGGACTTGATTTTGATTCAGAAGCGATTCATATTATGTTGCCAGGTGAAACTGAAGAAGAATTTGATCGTCGAATTGAAAGCTATGAGGATGAGGAACATGCATAA
- a CDS encoding helix-turn-helix domain-containing protein, which yields MNIGEKLKNLRYQKNLTQEELGERTDLSKGYISQLERNLSSPSMETFLNILDVLGVEPSEFFNEKLYQARIHYPEQAHTIYDEYDLGYKIKWLVPDSNEFEMEPVIITLKSGSKYKAFSPSNSETFAYVKKGLITLNIGNQTYTAKSGECFYFKAHETHQFLNQSSKDAEVLIVATESYL from the coding sequence ATGAATATAGGAGAAAAACTTAAAAATTTAAGGTATCAAAAGAACCTAACACAAGAAGAACTTGGAGAGCGTACAGATTTATCTAAAGGGTATATTTCGCAATTAGAAAGAAATTTATCTTCACCATCTATGGAAACTTTTTTGAATATTTTAGATGTATTAGGGGTTGAACCGAGTGAGTTTTTTAATGAGAAATTGTATCAAGCTCGTATACATTATCCTGAACAAGCACACACGATATATGATGAATATGATTTAGGTTACAAAATAAAATGGCTCGTTCCAGATTCCAATGAATTTGAAATGGAACCTGTAATTATCACTTTAAAAAGTGGATCTAAATATAAAGCATTTAGCCCATCAAATTCTGAAACATTTGCATATGTAAAAAAAGGATTAATAACTTTGAATATAGGGAATCAAACATATACTGCTAAAAGTGGAGAATGTTTTTATTTTAAAGCGCATGAAACGCATCAGTTTTTAAATCAATCTAGCAAAGATGCTGAAGTATTGATTGTAGCTACAGAATCGTATTTATAG
- a CDS encoding UPF0223 family protein yields MEYSYPIDVDWTQEEILEVMAFYNLIEDAYESEANREQLDKAYKNFKKIIPGKADENNFYKAFKEESGYDGYKVVKALKENKEATTISVK; encoded by the coding sequence ATGGAGTATAGTTATCCAATAGATGTGGATTGGACGCAAGAAGAGATTCTCGAAGTGATGGCTTTCTATAACCTTATAGAAGATGCATATGAAAGTGAAGCAAATAGAGAACAGTTAGACAAAGCTTATAAAAATTTCAAAAAAATTATTCCTGGTAAAGCTGATGAGAATAATTTTTATAAAGCTTTCAAAGAAGAAAGTGGTTATGATGGCTATAAAGTTGTAAAAGCTTTAAAAGAGAATAAAGAAGCGACAACGATTTCAGTTAAATAA
- the lpdA gene encoding dihydrolipoyl dehydrogenase: MVVGDFPIETDTIVIGAGPGGYVAAIRAAQLGQKVTIVEKGELGGVCLNVGCIPSKALLSASHRFYNAQHSEDMGVVAEKVALNFEKVQEFKNGVVKKLTGGVAGLMKGNKIDVVNGEAYFVDENNLKVMTKKASQTYTFKNAIIATGSRPIEIPNFKFGKRVIDSTGALSLQEVPKKLVVVGGGYIGSELGTAYANFGSEVTILEGAKDILGGFEKQMTQIVKKGLKAKGVEIVTEAMAKSAEETDNGVKVTYEAGGETKEIDADYVLVTVGRRPNTDELGLEELGLKMSDRGLVEVDEQSRTSISNIYAIGDIVAGPPLAHKASYEAKVAAEAIAGEKSAVDYLGIPAVCFTEPELATVGYTEASAKEEGLEIKAAKFPFAANGRALALNETAGFVKLIALKENGILIGAQVAGTGASDIIAELGLAIETGMTAEDVSLTIHAHPTLGEISMEAAEVALGTPIHTM; this comes from the coding sequence ATGGTAGTTGGAGATTTTCCTATTGAAACAGATACTATTGTAATTGGAGCAGGTCCTGGTGGATATGTTGCAGCAATTCGTGCAGCACAATTAGGACAAAAAGTAACAATCGTTGAAAAAGGCGAATTAGGTGGCGTATGTTTAAATGTTGGTTGTATCCCATCTAAAGCTTTATTATCAGCATCACACCGTTTCTACAACGCTCAACATTCAGAAGATATGGGTGTTGTAGCTGAGAAGGTAGCATTAAACTTCGAAAAAGTTCAAGAATTCAAAAATGGCGTAGTTAAAAAATTAACAGGCGGCGTAGCTGGATTAATGAAAGGTAACAAAATCGATGTTGTTAACGGAGAAGCATATTTTGTAGATGAAAATAACTTAAAAGTTATGACTAAAAAAGCATCTCAAACTTATACTTTCAAAAATGCTATTATCGCAACTGGTTCACGTCCAATCGAAATTCCTAATTTCAAATTTGGTAAACGTGTAATCGATTCTACAGGTGCATTATCACTTCAAGAAGTACCTAAAAAATTAGTAGTAGTAGGTGGCGGATACATTGGATCTGAGCTAGGTACTGCATATGCTAACTTTGGTTCTGAAGTAACAATCCTTGAAGGTGCTAAAGACATTTTAGGCGGATTTGAAAAGCAAATGACTCAAATCGTTAAAAAAGGTCTTAAAGCTAAAGGTGTAGAAATCGTAACAGAAGCGATGGCTAAATCAGCTGAAGAAACTGATAACGGCGTTAAAGTTACTTACGAAGCTGGCGGAGAAACAAAAGAAATCGATGCTGACTATGTATTAGTTACAGTAGGACGTCGACCAAATACTGATGAATTAGGTCTTGAAGAATTAGGTCTAAAAATGTCAGATCGTGGTTTAGTTGAAGTTGACGAACAAAGCCGTACTTCAATTAGCAATATCTATGCAATCGGTGATATCGTTGCTGGACCTCCACTTGCTCACAAAGCAAGTTATGAAGCTAAAGTTGCTGCTGAAGCAATTGCTGGTGAAAAATCAGCTGTGGATTACTTAGGTATTCCTGCAGTATGTTTCACTGAGCCAGAATTAGCTACAGTAGGTTACACAGAAGCTAGCGCTAAAGAAGAAGGATTAGAAATTAAAGCTGCTAAGTTCCCATTTGCTGCAAATGGTCGTGCATTAGCATTAAATGAAACTGCTGGTTTCGTTAAACTTATCGCTTTAAAAGAAAATGGTATTCTAATTGGTGCACAAGTTGCTGGTACAGGCGCTTCAGATATCATTGCTGAATTAGGTTTAGCAATTGAAACAGGTATGACTGCTGAAGACGTATCATTAACAATTCATGCTCACCCAACATTAGGTGAAATTTCTATGGAAGCTGCAGAAGTAGCATTAGGAACACCTATCCATACAATGTAA
- a CDS encoding dihydrolipoamide acetyltransferase family protein codes for MSFEFKLPDIGEGIHEGEIVKWFVKAGDEIQEDDVLCEVQNDKSVVEIPSPVAGKIEEVMVEEGTVSVVGDTIVKIDAPDAEGLQFKGHDDDEEKTKEEAPAEEAKEEATTETQSENVDESKRVIAMPSVRKFARDNDVNIKAVSGSGKNGRILKEDVEAYLNGGATTEQPAKEEAQTSSEDTQAVQSPQVPEGEFPETREKIPAMRKAIAKAMVNSKHTAPHVTLMDEIDVQELWDHRKKFKEVAAEQGTKLTFLPYVVKALVSALKKYPALNTEFDEENGEIVHKHYYNIGIAADTDRGLLVPVVKNADHKSMFEISDEINELAVKARDGKLQANEMKGATCTISNIGSAGGQWFTPVINHPEVAILGIGRIAQKPIVKDGEIIAAPVLSLSLSFDHRQIDGATGQNAMNHIKRLLNNPELLLMEG; via the coding sequence GTGTCATTCGAATTTAAATTACCAGATATCGGTGAAGGTATCCACGAAGGTGAAATTGTAAAATGGTTTGTTAAAGCAGGAGACGAAATTCAAGAAGACGATGTATTATGTGAAGTTCAAAATGATAAATCTGTCGTTGAAATTCCATCACCTGTTGCAGGTAAAATTGAAGAAGTTATGGTTGAAGAAGGTACAGTATCTGTTGTTGGTGATACAATTGTTAAAATTGATGCACCTGATGCAGAAGGCTTACAATTCAAAGGTCATGACGACGATGAAGAAAAAACTAAAGAAGAAGCACCAGCTGAAGAAGCTAAAGAAGAAGCAACTACTGAAACTCAATCAGAAAATGTTGATGAGTCTAAACGTGTAATTGCTATGCCTTCAGTTCGTAAATTTGCTCGTGATAACGATGTAAATATTAAAGCTGTTTCAGGTTCAGGTAAAAATGGCCGTATCTTAAAAGAAGACGTTGAAGCTTACTTAAATGGTGGCGCTACTACAGAGCAACCAGCTAAAGAAGAAGCTCAAACTTCATCTGAAGATACACAAGCAGTACAATCTCCACAAGTACCAGAAGGAGAATTCCCTGAAACTCGTGAGAAAATACCAGCTATGCGTAAAGCAATTGCTAAAGCAATGGTTAACTCTAAGCATACTGCACCTCACGTAACATTAATGGATGAAATTGATGTTCAAGAATTATGGGATCACCGTAAAAAATTCAAAGAAGTTGCTGCTGAGCAAGGTACTAAATTAACATTCTTACCATATGTTGTTAAAGCATTAGTATCTGCACTTAAGAAATACCCAGCATTAAATACTGAATTTGATGAAGAAAATGGTGAAATTGTTCATAAACATTACTATAATATAGGTATAGCTGCGGATACTGATCGTGGTTTATTAGTACCAGTAGTTAAAAATGCTGATCACAAATCAATGTTCGAAATTTCTGATGAAATTAACGAATTAGCTGTAAAAGCACGTGACGGTAAACTACAAGCTAACGAAATGAAAGGCGCAACATGTACGATAAGTAATATCGGTTCAGCAGGTGGACAATGGTTTACACCAGTAATCAACCATCCTGAAGTAGCTATTTTAGGTATCGGTCGTATTGCTCAAAAACCTATCGTTAAAGATGGAGAAATTATTGCTGCACCTGTATTATCACTATCATTAAGTTTCGACCACAGACAAATTGATGGTGCTACTGGACAAAATGCAATGAACCATATTAAGAGATTATTAAATAATCCAGAATTATTATTAATGGAGGGGTAA
- a CDS encoding alpha-ketoacid dehydrogenase subunit beta: MAQMTMIQAINNALQNELKRDEDVLLFGEDVGVNGGVFRATEGLQKEFGEDRVFDTPLAESGIGGLALGLTLEGYRPVMEIQFFGFVFEVMDSIAGQIARHRFRSGNSKVAPITIRAPFGGGVHTPELHADNLEGLVAQSPGLKVVIPSNPYDAKGLLISAIRSNDPVVYLEHMKLYRSFREEVPEEEYEVEIGKAKVKREGTDLTIIAYGAMVQESLKAAEDLEKDGYSVEVIDLITVQPLDIETIVKSVEKTNRVIVVQEAQKQAGVGANVVAEISERAVLSLEAPIARVAAADTIYPFTQAEGVWLPNKKDIVAQAKETLEF; encoded by the coding sequence ATGGCACAAATGACAATGATTCAAGCGATTAACAATGCGCTTCAAAACGAATTAAAAAGAGACGAAGATGTTCTATTATTCGGTGAAGACGTTGGTGTAAACGGCGGTGTATTCCGTGCAACAGAAGGTTTACAAAAAGAATTCGGTGAAGATCGTGTATTTGATACACCTCTAGCTGAATCAGGTATTGGTGGTCTAGCTTTAGGTTTAACGCTTGAAGGTTACCGTCCTGTCATGGAAATCCAATTCTTTGGTTTCGTATTTGAAGTTATGGACTCAATTGCTGGTCAAATAGCTCGTCACCGTTTCCGTTCAGGTAACTCTAAAGTGGCTCCAATCACAATCCGTGCACCATTTGGTGGTGGTGTGCATACACCAGAATTACACGCAGATAACTTAGAAGGTTTAGTAGCACAATCTCCAGGTTTGAAAGTTGTTATTCCTTCAAACCCTTACGATGCTAAAGGACTATTAATTTCTGCAATCCGCAGTAATGACCCAGTTGTTTATTTAGAACACATGAAGTTATACCGTTCATTCCGTGAAGAAGTACCTGAGGAAGAGTACGAAGTAGAAATCGGTAAAGCTAAAGTTAAACGTGAAGGTACAGATTTAACAATCATCGCTTATGGTGCAATGGTTCAAGAATCATTAAAAGCAGCTGAAGATTTAGAAAAAGATGGTTATTCAGTTGAAGTTATTGACTTAATCACTGTTCAACCATTAGATATTGAAACGATTGTTAAATCAGTAGAAAAAACAAACCGTGTAATCGTAGTTCAAGAAGCTCAAAAACAAGCAGGCGTTGGCGCAAATGTTGTAGCTGAAATTTCTGAAAGAGCTGTTCTTTCATTAGAAGCTCCTATTGCACGTGTGGCAGCTGCTGACACTATTTATCCATTCACACAAGCTGAAGGTGTTTGGTTACCAAACAAAAAAGATATCGTAGCGCAAGCTAAAGAAACATTAGAGTTTTAA
- the pdhA gene encoding pyruvate dehydrogenase (acetyl-transferring) E1 component subunit alpha, with translation MAPRKKAQFDAVATLNEIESKFEMVQVLDEEGNVVNSDLLPDLSDEELVELMERMVWTRVLDQRSISLNRQGRLGFYAPTAGQEASQLASHYALEKEDYVLPGYRDVPQLIWHGLPLTKAFLFSRGHFIGNQFPEGVNALSPQIIIGAQFIQTAGVALGLKKRGKKNVAITYTGDGGSSQGDFYEGINFASAYKAPAIFVIQNNNYAISTPRDKQTAAKTLAQKSVAVGIPGVLVDGMDALAVYAVTKQARERAVNGEGPSLIETLTYRYGPHTMAGDDPTRYRTSDEDSDWEKKDPLVRFRKYLEAKNLWSEEKENEVMEKAKEEIKTAIKEADNTPKQKVTDLMENMYEEMPYNLAEQYEIYKEKESK, from the coding sequence ATGGCTCCGAGAAAAAAAGCCCAATTCGATGCAGTAGCGACTTTAAATGAAATAGAGTCTAAGTTTGAAATGGTTCAAGTTTTAGATGAAGAAGGAAATGTCGTAAATAGTGACTTGTTACCGGACTTATCTGACGAAGAACTTGTTGAATTAATGGAAAGAATGGTTTGGACTCGTGTTCTAGATCAACGTTCTATTTCATTAAATAGACAAGGACGTTTAGGTTTCTATGCACCAACAGCTGGACAAGAAGCTTCACAATTAGCTTCACATTATGCGTTAGAGAAAGAAGACTATGTATTACCTGGTTACCGTGATGTGCCACAATTAATTTGGCATGGTTTACCATTAACAAAAGCTTTCTTATTCTCACGTGGACACTTTATTGGAAACCAATTCCCAGAAGGTGTTAATGCTTTAAGTCCACAAATTATTATCGGTGCACAGTTTATCCAAACAGCTGGTGTAGCACTAGGTCTTAAAAAACGTGGTAAGAAAAATGTTGCAATTACTTACACTGGTGATGGCGGTTCTTCACAAGGTGACTTCTATGAAGGTATCAACTTTGCTTCTGCTTACAAAGCACCTGCAATTTTCGTTATCCAAAATAACAACTATGCGATTTCAACACCTCGTGACAAACAAACAGCTGCTAAAACATTAGCTCAAAAATCAGTAGCAGTTGGTATTCCAGGTGTATTAGTAGATGGAATGGATGCATTAGCAGTATATGCAGTAACTAAACAAGCGCGTGAACGTGCAGTAAATGGTGAAGGTCCATCATTAATCGAAACATTAACTTACCGTTACGGTCCACATACAATGGCTGGTGACGATCCAACTCGTTACAGAACTTCTGATGAAGATTCTGATTGGGAAAAGAAAGATCCATTAGTACGTTTCAGAAAATATCTTGAAGCGAAAAACTTATGGTCTGAAGAAAAAGAAAACGAAGTAATGGAAAAAGCTAAAGAAGAAATTAAAACAGCTATTAAAGAGGCAGACAATACACCTAAACAAAAAGTTACAGACTTAATGGAAAACATGTATGAAGAAATGCCTTACAATTTAGCTGAACAATATGAAATTTACAAAGAGAAGGAGTCGAAATAA
- a CDS encoding YkyA family protein has translation MIGKKFVTLTLATSIILTACGQSKESLESFYNKVEKANKEEKVIVDLNEKMTKAEKDKVQKIEALNKAKNDDFKAKAQELTDGIKDREEIVKDEKAAMKKSKDIYESSKKDYKNIEDEEQLKEAKDLKNALDEKYKLHNEVMNAYQEVLKTEKDLFSYLSKDNATQKGANDRSSKLTEVNKKTEKVVTDYQNTLRKVQQEKKDVSAILDK, from the coding sequence ATGATTGGCAAGAAATTTGTAACATTAACATTAGCGACTTCAATAATTTTAACAGCGTGTGGTCAATCTAAAGAATCACTTGAATCTTTTTATAACAAAGTTGAAAAAGCAAATAAAGAAGAAAAAGTTATTGTTGATTTAAATGAGAAAATGACTAAGGCAGAAAAAGATAAAGTTCAAAAAATTGAAGCATTAAATAAAGCTAAAAATGATGACTTTAAAGCAAAAGCGCAAGAATTAACTGACGGTATAAAAGATAGAGAAGAAATTGTAAAAGATGAAAAAGCTGCAATGAAGAAATCTAAGGACATTTATGAATCATCTAAAAAAGACTATAAAAATATAGAAGATGAAGAACAATTAAAAGAAGCTAAAGATTTAAAGAATGCTTTAGATGAAAAGTATAAACTACATAATGAAGTAATGAATGCATATCAAGAAGTATTAAAAACTGAAAAAGATTTATTTAGTTACTTATCAAAAGACAATGCTACGCAAAAAGGTGCAAATGATCGTTCTTCTAAATTAACTGAAGTTAATAAAAAGACTGAAAAAGTTGTAACAGATTATCAAAACACATTAAGAAAAGTCCAACAAGAAAAGAAAGATGTTTCAGCTATTTTAGATAAATAA
- the def gene encoding peptide deformylase translates to MITMENIIRDGHETLRKKAEEVELPVSTEDKETLNEMMEFLKNSQDEDLAKKYKLRSGVGLAAPQINISKKMLAVYIQDDGKGNQIELQLINPKIVSHSVQKAYLNGGEGCLSVDEAKPGLVHRNYKITIQAYDIEGNPFKKRFKGYPAIVLQHEIDHLNGIMFYDYINEEDPFKPLDDAVEIN, encoded by the coding sequence ATGATAACGATGGAAAATATTATTCGTGACGGCCACGAAACACTTAGAAAGAAAGCCGAAGAAGTAGAATTACCAGTATCGACTGAAGACAAAGAAACATTAAATGAAATGATGGAATTCCTAAAGAACTCTCAAGATGAAGATCTTGCTAAAAAATACAAATTACGTTCTGGCGTAGGACTTGCCGCTCCACAAATCAATATTTCTAAAAAAATGTTAGCTGTATATATACAAGATGACGGAAAAGGAAACCAAATCGAACTTCAACTTATCAATCCTAAAATCGTAAGCCATAGCGTACAAAAAGCATATTTAAATGGCGGAGAAGGATGCTTAAGTGTAGACGAAGCTAAACCAGGACTTGTTCATCGTAATTATAAAATAACAATTCAAGCATACGATATAGAAGGAAATCCATTTAAGAAAAGATTCAAAGGATATCCAGCAATCGTATTGCAACACGAAATCGATCATTTAAATGGCATCATGTTCTATGACTATATTAATGAAGAAGATCCATTCAAACCACTCGATGATGCAGTAGAAATTAATTAA